A region from the Colwellia sp. PAMC 21821 genome encodes:
- a CDS encoding transposase — protein MARLSRIQLIDIPQHIIQRGNNRSLCFADEQDFAAYAHWLTEYSVKHCVDIHAWVFMTNHVHLLCTPRIPNAISLLMQSLGRRYVQYFNHKYQRSGTLWEGRFKSCIIEDVSYLLQVYKYIELNPVRASMVDEPSQYFWSSYQINALGKQSALCTPHPAYKDLGANSLDRQVTYQSLFRYQIAPSLIEDIRASLNKGLALGSECFKSEIEKSTGRRVREAKIGRPLGSCKNQEI, from the coding sequence ATGGCTCGCCTGTCCAGAATTCAGCTAATCGATATACCACAACATATCATTCAACGAGGAAATAATCGCAGTTTGTGCTTCGCAGATGAACAAGATTTTGCTGCTTACGCTCATTGGTTAACTGAGTATTCAGTTAAACATTGCGTTGATATTCATGCGTGGGTTTTTATGACTAATCATGTGCACTTACTTTGCACACCGCGCATACCCAATGCAATTAGTTTATTGATGCAAAGCTTAGGTCGAAGATATGTGCAGTATTTCAATCATAAATATCAAAGATCTGGCACATTATGGGAAGGGAGGTTTAAATCTTGTATAATTGAAGATGTTTCATATTTATTACAAGTATATAAATATATTGAATTAAATCCGGTTAGGGCGAGCATGGTAGATGAACCATCGCAATATTTTTGGTCCAGTTATCAAATTAATGCCTTAGGAAAACAATCTGCATTATGTACACCTCATCCCGCATACAAAGATCTAGGCGCTAATTCACTAGATCGCCAAGTGACATATCAGTCTTTATTTAGATATCAAATTGCCCCCTCACTAATTGAAGATATCAGAGCGTCATTAAATAAAGGCTTGGCACTGGGAAGTGAATGTTTTAAGTCTGAAATAGAGAAATCAACTGGACGAAGAGTTAGAGAAGCTAAAATCGGCAGACCTTTAGGCTCATGTAAAAATCAAGAAATTTAA
- a CDS encoding glutathione peroxidase: protein MTQAIYTFGANNYKNEAVNFTKYEGKTLLIVNTASACGFTPQYAGLEDLYKKYKDKGLEVLAFPCNQFGKQEKGDNTEIKQFCDLNFNISFELFSKIEVNGENTHPLFEHLKSEAPGILGSKGIKWNFTKFLVNNQGKVIKRYSPTTKPADIDSDIAAIL, encoded by the coding sequence ATGACTCAAGCTATTTACACCTTTGGTGCTAACAATTACAAAAATGAAGCCGTAAATTTTACTAAATATGAAGGTAAAACGCTGTTAATAGTGAACACTGCTAGTGCTTGTGGCTTTACACCGCAATATGCAGGTTTAGAAGATTTATACAAAAAGTACAAAGATAAAGGTTTAGAAGTATTAGCGTTTCCTTGTAATCAATTTGGTAAACAAGAAAAAGGCGATAACACTGAAATTAAACAGTTTTGTGATCTTAACTTTAATATTTCTTTCGAGCTGTTTAGTAAAATAGAGGTTAACGGCGAAAACACCCATCCATTATTTGAGCATTTAAAAAGCGAAGCGCCTGGCATTTTAGGGAGTAAAGGTATTAAGTGGAATTTCACTAAGTTCTTGGTAAACAACCAAGGCAAAGTGATTAAACGCTATAGTCCAACAACTAAGCCAGCCGATATTGATAGTGATATTGCCGCGATACTTTAG
- a CDS encoding MATE family efflux transporter, translating to MIKTKKNHQINLLKDPVAPTLKTMTIPMIYGMILLMTFNLVDTFFVGLLGTQPLAAISFTFPITFTVISLTIGLGIGTSAVIAKALGKGDKASAKNLATSSLYLAAIIVGILAVIGYLLIDETFLLLGASEALLPLIHEYMDLWFLGCILLIGPMIGNAVLRADGDTKTPSLIMGSAGLINAILDPIFIFGFGPVPAMGIQGAAIATLVSWVFGLGYVLYILAAKRGLIHTHLMSIKDFICSSRDILHIGLPAAGANMLTPVASAVLTAIVAEYGVSAVAAFGVGSRIESIACLVVLALSMTLPPFISQNFGAGNMKRVEEGYKTSIKFVIAWQVLIYVVLVLAAPFIADIFSKEQAVADIIKLFIWILPLGYGLQGVIILTNSSFNALHKPMVALVLSVIRLFICYVPLSYLGSVWFGLEGFFVGALLGNVVMAAISYNLFSKQCEKDRVTVEVIA from the coding sequence ATGATCAAAACTAAAAAAAATCATCAAATTAATCTTCTTAAAGATCCCGTAGCGCCAACGTTAAAAACAATGACCATTCCGATGATTTACGGCATGATTTTATTGATGACTTTTAACTTAGTGGATACATTCTTTGTCGGTTTATTAGGAACACAGCCATTAGCTGCGATTAGTTTTACTTTCCCCATAACGTTTACCGTCATTAGTTTAACTATAGGTTTAGGCATAGGAACGTCAGCCGTTATTGCCAAAGCACTCGGCAAAGGCGACAAAGCGTCAGCCAAAAACTTAGCCACCAGTTCATTATATTTAGCGGCAATCATAGTCGGTATTCTTGCCGTTATTGGTTACCTGCTTATCGACGAAACCTTTTTACTTTTGGGCGCTAGCGAAGCGCTACTGCCTTTAATTCATGAATACATGGACCTTTGGTTTTTAGGTTGTATTTTATTAATTGGCCCGATGATAGGTAACGCTGTTTTACGTGCTGACGGCGACACAAAAACCCCCAGCCTAATTATGGGCAGCGCAGGCTTAATAAACGCCATTTTAGATCCTATTTTTATCTTCGGTTTTGGCCCTGTACCCGCGATGGGTATTCAAGGCGCCGCAATAGCGACATTAGTGTCTTGGGTCTTTGGTTTAGGCTATGTTTTATATATTTTAGCGGCTAAACGTGGCTTAATTCATACTCACTTAATGTCGATTAAAGACTTTATTTGCTCGTCACGCGATATTTTACATATTGGTTTACCCGCTGCTGGCGCTAATATGTTGACCCCCGTTGCTTCTGCTGTATTAACAGCTATTGTTGCTGAATACGGCGTGTCAGCTGTTGCTGCATTTGGGGTAGGTTCAAGAATAGAATCAATCGCTTGCTTGGTCGTGTTAGCTTTATCAATGACTTTACCGCCATTTATCAGCCAAAATTTTGGAGCGGGTAACATGAAGCGTGTTGAAGAGGGTTACAAAACCTCAATAAAATTCGTTATAGCATGGCAGGTGTTAATTTATGTTGTGCTAGTGTTAGCCGCGCCGTTTATCGCCGATATATTTTCTAAAGAGCAAGCGGTAGCCGATATTATTAAACTCTTTATTTGGATTTTACCTTTAGGATATGGTTTACAAGGTGTAATAATTCTCACTAATTCATCATTTAACGCATTGCATAAGCCGATGGTTGCCTTGGTATTAAGTGTTATTAGACTGTTTATTTGTTATGTGCCTTTATCTTATCTTGGCAGCGTATGGTTTGGTTTAGAAGGCTTTTTTGTTGGCGCATTACTTGGCAATGTAGTGATGGCGGCAATTTCATATAACTTGTTTAGTAAACAATGTGAAAAAGATCGTGTCACAGTTGAGGTTATTGCTTAA
- a CDS encoding DUF3083 family protein: MMKFLINRLIDMPISRTRRVQHKVHIPSSARENQYLLAKFAITDSLIERISGPVDHNSEQPFLPFYKKLSELFFKINEELDIESGQFVANDKFTRIRFSPEKITAQTDQQILFLYNSRYHFSQKAYFDTTKQASKIHLVFLSNGDEIRHDSAIFHQKVVQAITQFTEQSGMAAEEVRICDHQHLTYDLFAKDKGVQGNQVHKLRSISNRYAPDEISIPESTDELTYAVVDMPINRRLRKLVKLDHSEGENYNPLYNYIADAFISAAKKHNLNNGALIANGLVPIVRRSDNENTLAKGELMMIGYAPKSTNSGYTCKWVAEELVDSAHFVFVASEQDKTSHGYGKFLNQIESVLHSIAQKLKYKNDKEELIVRFHQHIGFHRE, encoded by the coding sequence ATGATGAAATTTTTAATTAATAGGTTAATTGATATGCCAATCTCTCGTACAAGACGTGTTCAACACAAAGTGCACATTCCTTCCTCTGCACGTGAAAACCAATATTTGCTTGCCAAGTTTGCCATTACCGACAGTTTAATCGAGAGAATTTCAGGCCCAGTTGACCACAACAGTGAACAACCATTTTTGCCTTTTTATAAAAAGTTGTCTGAGCTATTCTTCAAAATAAACGAAGAATTAGACATTGAAAGCGGCCAGTTTGTTGCTAATGATAAGTTTACCCGTATTCGATTTAGCCCTGAAAAAATAACCGCACAAACAGACCAGCAAATTTTATTTTTATATAACTCTCGTTATCATTTCAGTCAAAAGGCTTATTTTGATACAACAAAACAAGCCAGCAAAATTCACTTAGTCTTTTTATCTAATGGCGATGAAATAAGACATGATTCAGCAATATTTCATCAAAAAGTTGTACAAGCAATCACCCAGTTTACTGAACAAAGTGGCATGGCAGCGGAAGAAGTTCGTATTTGTGACCATCAGCACTTAACTTATGATTTATTTGCCAAAGATAAGGGAGTACAAGGTAACCAAGTACATAAATTACGCAGTATTTCTAATCGTTATGCGCCAGATGAAATTTCTATTCCTGAGAGTACAGATGAATTAACTTATGCCGTTGTGGATATGCCTATTAACCGTCGCCTGCGAAAGCTCGTTAAGCTAGATCACAGCGAAGGTGAAAACTATAACCCGCTTTATAATTACATAGCCGATGCATTTATAAGTGCAGCTAAAAAGCACAATTTAAATAATGGTGCGCTTATTGCCAATGGATTAGTGCCAATTGTTCGCCGCAGTGATAATGAAAATACGCTAGCTAAAGGTGAGCTAATGATGATTGGTTATGCCCCTAAAAGCACGAATAGTGGCTATACCTGTAAGTGGGTTGCTGAAGAGTTAGTTGATAGTGCTCATTTTGTTTTTGTTGCCAGTGAGCAAGATAAAACTAGCCATGGTTACGGTAAGTTTTTAAATCAAATAGAATCTGTTTTACATAGCATTGCCCAAAAGCTTAAATATAAAAACGATAAAGAAGAATTGATTGTGCGCTTTCATCAGCATATTGGCTTTCATCGCGAATAA
- the sbcB gene encoding exodeoxyribonuclease I, whose translation MDKMNQNSSAQNTQDQATILWHDYETWGISPKFDKPSQFAGIRTDLDLNIIGEPEMFYCQPPQDYLPQPEACLVTGITPQKALREGLTEAEFADRIHGLFTQPNTCVAGYNSIRFDDEVTRYLLYRNFYDPYAREWQNGNSRWDIIDMVRACYALRPEGIEWPTVERDGEQVVSFRLELLTEANGISHEAAHDAMSDVYATIAMAKLIKEKQPKLYEFIFNLKNKKQVAELIDVYNMTPVVHTSSKVSSVHGCTSWFAPVCYHPINKNAVIAVDLARDPTPLFELSSEEIKARLYTRYDELDEGELPIPIKLIHLNKCPIVAPAKTLLPENAERLAIPRELCLENLKRLKQYTELRDKLTDVFAESDFGDEPVEAEFALYGGKFFSHSDKAQMDILHQLAPEQLGTHPFQFQDERLNILLFSYRARNFPYTLDDGEQQKWQAHCQNRLQHGKKGLLSVDEFMIKIEDLAHQHEQNQPKMAVLKALYEYVQS comes from the coding sequence ATGGATAAAATGAATCAGAACTCTTCAGCCCAAAACACTCAAGACCAAGCTACTATCCTCTGGCACGATTATGAGACCTGGGGAATATCACCAAAATTCGACAAGCCTTCGCAGTTTGCCGGTATTCGTACCGATCTTGATTTAAATATTATTGGTGAGCCTGAGATGTTTTATTGTCAGCCGCCACAAGACTATCTGCCGCAACCTGAGGCTTGTTTAGTTACCGGTATTACGCCGCAAAAAGCTTTGCGTGAAGGGTTAACTGAAGCTGAGTTTGCTGACCGTATTCATGGGTTGTTTACCCAACCTAATACTTGTGTTGCTGGGTATAACAGTATTCGTTTTGATGATGAGGTAACTCGCTACCTGCTCTATCGTAACTTTTACGACCCTTATGCGCGCGAATGGCAAAATGGTAATAGTCGTTGGGATATTATTGATATGGTGCGCGCTTGCTATGCATTGCGCCCTGAAGGTATTGAATGGCCAACGGTTGAACGCGATGGCGAGCAAGTGGTTAGCTTTCGTTTAGAGTTGCTGACAGAAGCGAATGGCATTAGCCATGAAGCCGCGCATGACGCCATGAGTGATGTTTATGCCACTATTGCGATGGCAAAACTGATTAAAGAAAAACAGCCTAAGTTATATGAGTTTATTTTTAATTTGAAGAATAAAAAGCAAGTGGCTGAGCTAATTGACGTTTATAACATGACGCCTGTTGTGCATACCTCTAGCAAGGTATCTTCAGTGCATGGTTGCACGAGTTGGTTTGCGCCGGTTTGTTATCATCCGATTAATAAAAATGCGGTTATTGCTGTCGATTTAGCGCGTGATCCTACGCCGTTATTTGAGCTTTCAAGTGAAGAGATTAAAGCGCGTTTATATACCCGTTATGATGAGTTAGACGAAGGTGAATTACCAATTCCCATTAAGTTAATTCATTTAAATAAGTGCCCTATTGTCGCGCCTGCAAAAACCTTGTTGCCTGAAAATGCCGAGCGTTTGGCTATTCCTCGTGAGCTTTGTCTTGAGAATCTAAAAAGACTTAAACAATATACTGAGCTTAGAGATAAGTTAACCGATGTTTTTGCCGAAAGTGATTTTGGTGATGAACCGGTTGAAGCTGAGTTTGCACTTTATGGTGGCAAGTTTTTCTCGCATAGCGATAAAGCGCAAATGGATATTTTGCATCAATTAGCGCCAGAGCAATTAGGTACGCATCCGTTTCAGTTTCAAGATGAGCGTTTAAATATTTTGTTGTTTAGTTATCGTGCGCGTAATTTTCCTTATACCTTGGACGATGGCGAGCAACAAAAATGGCAAGCCCATTGTCAAAATAGACTACAGCACGGTAAAAAAGGTTTGTTAAGTGTTGATGAGTTTATGATAAAAATTGAAGACTTAGCGCATCAGCATGAGCAAAACCAACCAAAAATGGCCGTGCTTAAAGCGTTATACGAATACGTGCAAAGTTAA
- the uvrB gene encoding excinuclease ABC subunit UvrB, with translation MKALKIHSDYIPSGDQPTAIAKLLDGIESGLAHQTLLGVTGSGKTYTIANVIEKLNRPTMMLAPNKTLAAQLYGEMKDFFPDNAVEYFVSYYDYYQPEAYVPTTDTFIEKDASINEHIEQMRLSATKSLLERKDVIIIASVSAIYGLGDPDSYLKMMLHISVGDIINQRDILRRLAELQYTRNDVAFQRATYRVRGDVIDVFPAESDRMALRIELFDEEIERISVFDPLTGAVERTVARVTVYPKTHYATPREKILAAVDKIKIELKDRAAQLKENNKLIEEQRIVQRTQFDIEMMTELGYCSGIENYSRYLSGRGPGEAPPTLFDYLPSDGLLIIDESHVTVPQIGAMYKGDRSRKENLVEYGFRLPSALDNRPMKFEEFEALSPQTIYVSATPSNYELEKSAGEIAEQVVRPTGLLDPQIEVRPVETQVDDLLSEIRKRVKIDERVLATTLTKRMAEDLTDYLDEHQIKARYLHSDVDTVERVEIIRDFRLGKFDVLVGINLLREGLDMPEVSLVAILDADKEGFLRSERSLIQTIGRAARNINGRAILYAGRITGSMRKAIDETDRRRAKQHQYNLDNNITPRGVRRNISDVMDLDGGKTRAAAALKAAEPASEYETLTTKQIDVKVQELETQMFNHAQNLEFELAASVRDKIKQLRDLQLET, from the coding sequence ATGAAAGCGTTAAAAATACATTCAGATTATATTCCTAGTGGCGATCAACCCACCGCAATCGCAAAATTGCTTGATGGTATTGAATCAGGCTTAGCGCATCAAACCTTGTTAGGGGTAACTGGCTCAGGTAAAACGTATACCATCGCCAATGTAATTGAAAAGCTTAACCGTCCGACCATGATGTTAGCGCCTAATAAAACCCTGGCTGCGCAACTATACGGTGAAATGAAAGATTTTTTTCCTGATAATGCCGTCGAGTATTTTGTTTCTTATTACGATTACTATCAACCAGAAGCCTATGTTCCAACCACAGACACTTTTATCGAGAAAGATGCCTCTATAAATGAGCACATTGAACAAATGCGCTTATCGGCTACCAAGTCACTGTTAGAGCGAAAAGATGTCATTATAATCGCTTCTGTGTCGGCTATTTACGGTTTGGGTGATCCCGACTCGTATTTAAAAATGATGTTGCACATAAGTGTTGGCGATATTATTAATCAGCGCGATATTTTAAGACGCCTAGCCGAGTTGCAATACACCCGAAATGACGTGGCATTTCAACGTGCTACTTATCGCGTGCGCGGTGATGTAATAGATGTTTTTCCAGCAGAATCAGACCGCATGGCCCTGCGCATTGAGTTATTTGATGAAGAAATTGAGCGCATTAGCGTATTTGACCCTCTAACGGGGGCCGTTGAACGCACAGTCGCTCGCGTAACCGTTTATCCTAAAACCCATTACGCGACTCCTCGTGAAAAAATATTGGCTGCCGTTGATAAAATCAAAATTGAATTAAAAGACAGAGCCGCGCAGCTAAAAGAAAACAATAAACTTATTGAAGAACAACGCATTGTACAACGTACACAATTCGATATTGAAATGATGACAGAGCTTGGCTATTGCTCAGGTATAGAAAACTATTCTCGCTACTTATCAGGCCGTGGGCCAGGCGAAGCACCACCGACATTGTTCGATTACCTGCCAAGCGATGGCTTGTTAATTATTGATGAATCTCACGTCACCGTGCCGCAAATTGGCGCTATGTACAAAGGTGACCGTTCACGTAAAGAAAACCTGGTTGAATATGGCTTTAGATTACCTTCAGCACTTGATAACCGCCCAATGAAGTTTGAAGAGTTTGAAGCTTTATCGCCGCAAACCATTTATGTATCAGCAACACCAAGCAATTATGAACTTGAAAAATCGGCTGGTGAAATTGCTGAGCAAGTTGTTCGCCCAACCGGCTTGCTTGATCCACAAATAGAAGTGCGTCCTGTTGAAACGCAAGTTGATGATCTACTATCTGAAATTCGTAAACGCGTAAAAATTGATGAAAGGGTATTAGCCACCACATTAACTAAACGCATGGCAGAAGATTTAACCGATTATTTAGACGAACATCAAATAAAAGCGCGTTACCTACATTCCGATGTAGACACGGTTGAACGCGTAGAAATTATTCGAGATTTTCGTTTAGGAAAGTTTGACGTGCTAGTCGGTATTAACTTACTGCGCGAAGGCTTAGACATGCCAGAAGTGTCACTTGTGGCAATTCTTGATGCCGATAAAGAGGGCTTCTTGCGCTCTGAACGCTCACTTATTCAAACCATTGGCCGAGCAGCACGTAACATAAACGGAAGAGCAATTCTTTACGCTGGACGCATTACCGGTTCAATGCGAAAAGCGATTGACGAAACTGACCGACGCCGTGCAAAACAGCATCAATACAATCTAGATAACAATATTACCCCACGTGGCGTAAGACGTAATATTTCAGATGTTATGGACCTTGACGGCGGTAAAACTCGCGCGGCAGCAGCATTAAAAGCCGCAGAGCCAGCGTCAGAATATGAAACATTAACCACCAAACAAATTGACGTAAAAGTACAAGAGCTAGAAACGCAAATGTTTAATCATGCGCAAAACCTAGAGTTCGAATTAGCTGCATCAGTAAGAGATAAAATTAAGCAATTACGCGATTTACAGTTGGAAACCTAA
- a CDS encoding NAD(P)-dependent oxidoreductase, which translates to MKVAFIGLGVMGYPMAGHLQKAGHEVCVFNRTQAKADKWQAEFSGTTAKTPALAAKNCEIVFCCVGNDDDLRQVALGENGILAGMPKGSILVDHTTASAEVAVEIAGIAANQEQYFLDAPVSGGQAGAENGVLTVMVGGDETIFNKAEPVMAAFARFSQLMGPVGSGQLAKMVNQICFVNTVQGLAEGLNFAQKAGLDVDKLLATIGKGAAGSWQMDNRGKTMCAREFDFGFAVDWVRKDLAIAFEEAEKLGADLTVTKQLDGYYKEIQENGGNRWDTSSLISRFKK; encoded by the coding sequence ATGAAAGTAGCATTTATTGGTTTAGGTGTAATGGGATATCCCATGGCAGGGCATTTACAAAAAGCCGGACACGAAGTTTGTGTTTTTAATCGTACTCAAGCAAAAGCCGATAAATGGCAGGCTGAATTTTCAGGTACTACGGCTAAAACACCGGCACTTGCCGCTAAAAACTGTGAAATTGTGTTTTGTTGCGTAGGTAACGATGACGATCTTCGTCAAGTAGCATTAGGTGAAAACGGCATATTAGCAGGCATGCCCAAGGGCAGTATCTTAGTTGACCATACCACCGCATCGGCCGAAGTCGCTGTGGAAATTGCGGGTATTGCCGCAAACCAAGAACAATACTTTCTAGACGCCCCTGTTTCTGGCGGCCAAGCAGGAGCAGAAAATGGTGTGCTAACCGTAATGGTTGGTGGTGACGAAACTATTTTTAATAAAGCTGAACCTGTTATGGCAGCATTCGCTAGATTTAGTCAATTAATGGGGCCAGTTGGCTCAGGGCAATTAGCTAAAATGGTAAACCAAATTTGTTTCGTTAATACCGTACAAGGCTTAGCTGAAGGCTTAAACTTCGCGCAAAAAGCGGGCTTAGATGTTGATAAATTACTAGCGACTATCGGCAAAGGCGCTGCAGGCTCTTGGCAAATGGATAACCGCGGTAAAACAATGTGTGCACGAGAGTTTGACTTCGGATTCGCGGTTGACTGGGTAAGAAAAGATCTAGCCATTGCGTTTGAAGAGGCTGAAAAACTAGGTGCAGATTTAACTGTGACTAAACAGCTTGATGGCTACTATAAAGAAATTCAAGAAAATGGTGGCAACCGTTGGGATACTTCAAGCTTAATTAGTCGCTTTAAAAAGTAA
- a CDS encoding M28 family metallopeptidase, with protein MKNSLAFTLLTSAVLLGCGAEDTAKKTNNAADVTASYNSINKEQLTKHIKTLASDEFEGRAPSTKGEELTLDYLTKQLTAIGFKPGNGDSFLQPVPMVSIEASSDMALTIGGKDYKYGPDMVMGSSRISDFEQLKDSELVFVGYGVNAPEYQWNDYEGLDVEGKTVVILVNDPGFATQDPALFNGNAMTYYGRWTYKYEEASRQGAEGAIIIHETAPASYGWSVVEHSWTGPQFGFVREDLNKDRVAVEGWVNSDVAKELFANAGLSFEQEKAKASKGSYHADMGDLTASVAVKNTVKKSTSYNFIATLPGRTTPDEHIIYTAHWDHLGKDTSKDGDQIYNGAVDNASGTAALIEVAEAFSKLPVTPERSITIMAVTAEEQGLLGSKFYAANPVIPAAKTVANINMDALNVNGRSKDVSVYGLGQSQLDDYLTAAAKKQGRVISGDPRPAAGIYYRSDHFAFANIGIPALYAKSGKAPVDEATKALRVILDPILAKCYHNACDEYSEQWDLSGAVEDMQAFFEVGYELSHQNVWPQWSETSEFKR; from the coding sequence ATGAAAAATTCCTTAGCTTTTACGTTATTAACTTCAGCCGTATTGTTGGGTTGTGGAGCAGAAGATACTGCTAAAAAAACTAATAACGCTGCCGATGTTACCGCAAGTTATAACAGTATTAACAAAGAACAACTTACCAAGCATATTAAAACACTTGCTTCAGATGAATTTGAAGGCCGAGCACCATCAACTAAAGGTGAAGAACTTACGCTTGATTATTTAACCAAGCAACTCACCGCTATAGGTTTTAAACCTGGTAATGGCGACAGCTTTTTACAACCGGTGCCTATGGTATCAATTGAAGCGTCATCAGATATGGCCTTAACGATAGGCGGTAAAGATTATAAATATGGCCCCGATATGGTTATGGGCTCTAGCCGCATTAGTGATTTCGAACAACTTAAAGACTCTGAATTAGTTTTTGTTGGTTACGGCGTTAATGCACCAGAATACCAATGGAATGATTACGAAGGGCTCGATGTTGAAGGTAAAACAGTGGTTATTCTTGTGAATGACCCTGGTTTCGCTACCCAAGACCCTGCATTATTTAATGGTAATGCCATGACGTATTACGGTCGCTGGACATATAAATATGAAGAAGCGAGCCGTCAAGGTGCTGAAGGCGCGATAATTATTCATGAAACCGCACCAGCGTCATATGGTTGGTCAGTAGTTGAACACTCATGGACAGGTCCACAATTTGGCTTTGTTCGTGAAGATCTAAATAAAGATCGTGTTGCGGTTGAAGGTTGGGTTAATAGTGATGTTGCCAAAGAGCTTTTTGCTAATGCCGGTTTAAGCTTTGAGCAAGAAAAAGCAAAAGCATCAAAGGGCAGTTATCATGCAGATATGGGTGATTTAACCGCTTCTGTTGCTGTAAAAAATACAGTTAAAAAGTCTACATCGTATAACTTTATTGCTACTTTACCGGGCAGAACAACGCCAGATGAGCACATTATTTATACCGCACACTGGGATCACTTAGGTAAAGATACCAGTAAAGACGGCGATCAAATTTATAATGGCGCTGTAGATAATGCCTCAGGTACGGCAGCACTTATTGAAGTGGCTGAAGCGTTTTCAAAATTGCCTGTAACACCAGAGCGCTCAATTACCATCATGGCAGTAACAGCTGAAGAGCAAGGCTTACTTGGCTCTAAGTTTTATGCGGCAAACCCTGTTATTCCTGCAGCTAAAACCGTGGCTAATATCAATATGGACGCATTAAATGTTAATGGTCGCAGCAAAGATGTTTCAGTTTATGGCTTAGGCCAATCTCAGTTAGACGACTACTTAACCGCAGCGGCTAAAAAACAAGGGCGTGTTATTTCAGGCGATCCTCGTCCAGCGGCGGGTATTTACTATCGCTCAGATCACTTTGCATTCGCTAACATTGGTATTCCAGCACTTTATGCTAAAAGTGGTAAAGCGCCAGTTGATGAAGCAACAAAAGCACTACGAGTAATATTAGACCCAATTCTAGCTAAGTGTTATCACAATGCCTGTGATGAATACAGCGAGCAATGGGACCTTTCAGGTGCTGTTGAAGATATGCAAGCCTTCTTCGAAGTTGGTTATGAATTATCACACCAAAATGTTTGGCCACAATGGAGCGAAACTTCTGAGTTTAAACGCTAA
- a CDS encoding HopJ type III effector protein produces MNNIETSNLDSFIESIKHAQYPIEFSQVMQVIADNYQYQPTTFTNGELVNDSGTNEGSCKIFYFAQLNNLSPEQTLACFGRYYREDVLANPAGSDHQNIRNFMQTGWQGIAFKSVALSPIN; encoded by the coding sequence ATGAATAATATTGAAACCAGCAATTTAGATAGCTTTATCGAAAGCATTAAACACGCACAATACCCGATAGAGTTTTCCCAAGTCATGCAAGTTATTGCCGATAATTATCAGTACCAACCCACAACGTTTACCAATGGCGAACTTGTTAATGACAGCGGCACTAACGAAGGCTCGTGTAAAATATTTTACTTTGCGCAATTAAATAACTTAAGCCCAGAGCAAACCCTCGCGTGTTTCGGACGTTATTATCGAGAAGATGTTTTAGCTAACCCTGCGGGCAGTGATCACCAAAATATTCGCAATTTCATGCAAACTGGCTGGCAAGGTATTGCATTTAAATCAGTTGCTTTATCACCAATAAATTAA